AATGGCAGCTCCTAGAGCATTGACGGGCTGAATAGGAGTGTGGAAAATGATTATGGAAGAGACTATAACCGATATCCTCTTCATCGTGTTCCCGACACTGAAAGTCAGGGGAGATATTTGGTCCAGTGACATGTACGACACTTGGTTGTACAAATGGTAGAAGATGCTTTGAGCCGCTACCCACCTATTCAAAATACAAAGAGATTTCGGTAAGCAACAAGACCAATATGGGGATGATACTACTTACTGGGTACTGATACCGTCCTAAGAAGTAAGAACCACTACCACGGGTACCGTTTCAAGGATCAGCTAAGCAACACAGTCTTAGACACGGAAATATAAccgaaagaaaacaaaaaattgtGGTTCAGCGGTTCCTCTACAAGCTAAAGCCTAGACATCTATGTTTCTTGTGGAGAATTGTTAAATACGTCTCCAAGAATAGGCAAAATCATCCAGGTCAAGTCTGCATCAGACTATTATACTTAGACGGGGGTGGCAATTCATGTCAATGGGTTTGGTTTCGGGTCTATTTCCGgttgtgtaaaaaaaaatcagagaTATTGTAAAACTTAATATTACTACAGTACCAAATATGATAAATGGGTCAAACCGGGTTGATTATCAGGTCATTTGGGTTCGATTCAAGTCGGGCTCGGGTTTCTCTCAATAACTTCAGGTCGGGTTTGAGTCGGGTTAGGGATTGCCAGCCCTAATTTAGAGATACTAGATTCTAGATGTTGATGTTTTCATATGAGAATAAATAGCTTCTCATTAGTGATTAGTAAAGTAAACACCATACAGAGTTTTTTTGTGCAAATAAGCAGAAGGAAATGGAAAAATCTTGTATGAGACAGACTTGCAATAAACCAATTGTGGGACATgttgactttttttttattctaggAGTCACTTTTTAACATTTTCGGGGTTATTTTTTAATGTCGCGGGATAAATTAGTTTTGTTGGTTCATTTCACCTACAAATTGCTGGAAAGAAAACAACCATCACATGATAACAAATGCAACCAATACAAAGCAATTGATGAAAGATGGGTTTTTTTTGTACTTACCATACGAAATTTGGTCCAATCTGAGCTAGTGCATTCTGCCAACCAACAGCCCATACTTGAGGTCCCTCAACAGCAATTGCAAACGGTGTAAGGAGCAAAAGAGACAACATCGAAAGACAAGCGTAGTAGTTCATCCCACTAACAGACTTGCCACTAACAGACTTGCCACTCATCCCTTTCTTTGAGAAAATGTTCCGGAAAACGAATGCCAAATTCGAGATCATAGCTCCCATAAACCCTATCCACCAACATAACATAACAAGAACCCTCAGAATCGGACTTTGTAAACGAACAATGAGACAGACATTACAAGACTAATTCGAGCTAAAACATAACAAAATTCTGAAATTAGATGTTTTAAGCTCAAAGTTAACTTTCAAGTGTTTAAAATTATGTCCCTCCTTGCAAATATCTTCccatttaaattaaattataaatttcatgCACCTTCCTTCAACTTCATGTCTCTTTCACCACAAAAAGAATTCATGCCCCTTCACCTTCAATATATTTCATGCCCCTTTATCTTtatatttttctattaatttcaaGAAATATACCAATTTATATCTCTATCTTCATTGTTTTCTTAGTGAAACACGAAATGAAATGCATTTACTCTTTCTGatgaattaaaatattaaactacttttaaaacaaataaaagccGGATCAATACTAGTTCAACTTAAAACATaacaaaaatctgaaattagATGTTTAAAAGCTCACCAGTCATGTTGAAATTGAGCTCAGTGGCAGCAGAAAGCGCGCAGCCACCAATGATGGGAAGAAGTGACAAGTAAACCGGCAAAGGAAATGTTTCTCCTAACAAGAACCTTGAGACCAATACAGTGAAAGCTGGTTCACCACTTTTGATGATATGGGTGAAGGAAACTGCAACTTTAGACATGCTAACTGTTGCTGCTACATGCCCAATTGTATGAGCCACTGCAACCTGCATATAACCCAAATTACcaaaattttagcataaatctTCATCAATT
This Spinacia oleracea cultivar Varoflay chromosome 6, BTI_SOV_V1, whole genome shotgun sequence DNA region includes the following protein-coding sequences:
- the LOC110777689 gene encoding glucose-6-phosphate/phosphate translocator 2, chloroplastic; protein product: MFATLRQPTTQSSLINLSLQKPAFPKAEQQWFAPSLPSTKNHEFPTIISVSKPLHVTAISQRKPLLEVKCKAYEANHSQPLDINIELPTVQSEAAQKVKIGIYFATWWALNVVFNIYNKKVLNAFPYPWLTSTLSLAAGSFMMLVSWATRVADPPKTDLDFWKNLLPVAVAHTIGHVAATVSMSKVAVSFTHIIKSGEPAFTVLVSRFLLGETFPLPVYLSLLPIIGGCALSAATELNFNMTGFMGAMISNLAFVFRNIFSKKGMSGKSVSGKSVSGMNYYACLSMLSLLLLTPFAIAVEGPQVWAVGWQNALAQIGPNFVWWVAAQSIFYHLYNQVSYMSLDQISPLTFSVGNTMKRISVIVSSIIIFHTPIQPVNALGAAIAILGTFIYSQAKL